In a genomic window of Methanoregula sp. UBA64:
- the ftsZ gene encoding cell division protein FtsZ has product MQSIINDALKNSELEMEVKKSGSDAPEDDFLGNPRIVIIGCGGGGNNTVNRIHHMGVSGAETIAINTDKQHLDMIQADKRVLIGKSLTRGLGAGGYPDVGKRAAEMARPTLEALLESADLVFITAGMGGGTGTGSAPVVAQVAKEQGAIVVGMVSYPFQVEKARLIRAEEGLEALAASADSVIVLDNNRLKNFVPNLPLGQAFSVMDQLIGETVKGISETITEPSLINIDYADVRAIMSKGGVASMLVGESKQQNKAESVVRECLSNPMLDIDYRGATGSLIHITGGTDLTLQDAEEVATSLTYELDPHADVIWGARVRPDMEGKIRVLAIMTGVKSAQILGTRQSYKTMVQEIDAKRSSPKQVEMPQARKVAPRDQTSGGGVLEWVG; this is encoded by the coding sequence ATGCAGAGCATTATCAACGATGCACTAAAAAATTCCGAACTTGAGATGGAAGTGAAAAAGTCCGGATCCGATGCACCGGAAGACGATTTCCTGGGAAACCCACGGATTGTAATTATCGGCTGCGGTGGCGGCGGTAACAACACGGTCAACCGTATTCACCATATGGGTGTATCCGGTGCCGAGACGATTGCCATCAACACTGATAAGCAGCACCTGGACATGATCCAGGCCGACAAGCGCGTACTTATCGGGAAATCCTTAACCCGCGGGCTTGGTGCCGGCGGTTACCCCGATGTCGGTAAGCGCGCTGCCGAGATGGCACGCCCGACACTCGAGGCACTGCTGGAATCCGCAGACCTTGTATTCATCACAGCAGGTATGGGAGGGGGTACCGGTACCGGTTCCGCCCCGGTTGTTGCCCAGGTTGCAAAAGAGCAGGGCGCAATCGTGGTCGGCATGGTCAGCTACCCATTCCAGGTAGAAAAGGCCCGCCTGATCCGTGCAGAGGAAGGACTTGAGGCCCTTGCGGCATCCGCAGACTCGGTTATCGTTCTCGATAACAACCGACTCAAGAACTTCGTTCCGAACCTCCCGCTGGGCCAGGCATTCTCCGTCATGGACCAGCTCATTGGTGAGACGGTCAAGGGCATCTCCGAGACCATCACCGAGCCCTCGCTCATCAACATCGACTATGCCGATGTCCGGGCGATCATGTCCAAGGGCGGTGTCGCATCCATGCTCGTCGGGGAAAGCAAGCAGCAGAACAAGGCAGAGAGTGTTGTCCGCGAGTGCTTAAGCAACCCGATGCTCGATATCGACTATCGCGGCGCAACCGGGTCCTTAATCCACATCACCGGCGGTACCGACCTTACCCTGCAGGATGCAGAAGAGGTCGCCACCTCGCTCACGTACGAACTCGACCCCCACGCAGATGTCATCTGGGGAGCCCGTGTCCGGCCCGACATGGAAGGTAAGATCCGTGTCCTGGCCATCATGACCGGTGTCAAGAGCGCCCAGATCCTCGGGACCCGCCAGTCCTACAAGACTATGGTCCAGGAGATCGACGCCAAGAGATCCAGCCCCAAGCAGGTCGAGATGCCCCAGGCAAGGAAAGTTGCCCCCCGGGACCAGACCAGCGGCGGCGGCGTCCTTGAATGGGTCGGTTAA
- a CDS encoding ribbon-helix-helix domain-containing protein, whose amino-acid sequence MMQRITLRLPEQQISLLQQMVDAGEYPNISEAVRAAVRDLVEKRAGRVLKENDQVSFKV is encoded by the coding sequence ATGATGCAACGAATCACGCTCCGGTTACCCGAACAGCAGATCAGCCTCCTCCAACAGATGGTGGACGCTGGCGAGTATCCCAACATTTCAGAAGCTGTCCGTGCAGCGGTCCGTGACCTTGTAGAAAAACGAGCGGGCCGTGTCTTAAAAGAAAATGACCAGGTTTCATTCAAGGTATGA
- a CDS encoding pyridoxal phosphate-dependent aminotransferase: MVVDDPRPVVHGGTGKKKREKTGKSLLDFSASLNPLLPEVTWECPAENLASYPDNDYTLLKECIAKTFRRDTDEICVGNGSIELIRVFCAVTLSKGSKYHTEMPTFGEYALSARLAGASATPSVSGAAVSFICNPNNPTGILRTRAEMIARLEEVSSSRNLLFVDEAFIDLADPGASLYTERDPFLFVLGSLTKSFAVPGLRFGYGFGDPDLIARIETARPPWSVNAYAEAFALAAFPHIGELEASRAYIEKERKYLEQEFKEIGLWYHPSAANYLLADCACPARELAELLETRHGILVRDCTSFGLPTSIRVAVRTHDENKLLVEALSACMP, translated from the coding sequence ATGGTTGTTGATGATCCCCGACCCGTTGTGCATGGCGGAACCGGTAAGAAAAAACGGGAAAAAACCGGCAAATCCCTGCTGGATTTCAGCGCGAGCCTCAATCCCCTCCTCCCTGAAGTCACGTGGGAGTGTCCGGCAGAGAACCTTGCCTCTTACCCGGATAACGATTATACGCTGCTTAAGGAGTGTATCGCGAAAACATTCCGTCGGGATACCGACGAGATTTGCGTGGGGAACGGCTCCATCGAACTGATCCGTGTCTTCTGTGCAGTTACACTGTCCAAAGGGTCGAAATACCATACGGAAATGCCTACCTTCGGCGAGTATGCGCTCTCCGCCCGACTTGCCGGAGCATCCGCCACACCGTCGGTGTCCGGCGCAGCGGTCTCGTTTATCTGTAACCCCAACAACCCGACCGGCATCCTCCGTACCCGCGCTGAAATGATCGCCCGTCTTGAGGAAGTATCTTCTTCGAGGAACCTCCTATTCGTCGATGAGGCATTTATCGATCTGGCCGATCCGGGTGCGAGCCTTTATACCGAACGTGACCCATTCCTCTTTGTCCTTGGATCCCTCACGAAGAGTTTTGCCGTACCCGGCCTCCGGTTCGGGTATGGTTTCGGGGACCCGGATCTCATTGCCCGGATCGAGACCGCACGCCCCCCCTGGAGCGTGAATGCCTATGCCGAGGCTTTTGCCCTTGCTGCCTTCCCCCATATCGGTGAGCTGGAAGCATCCCGTGCCTATATTGAAAAGGAGCGGAAATACCTGGAGCAGGAATTCAAAGAGATCGGCCTGTGGTACCATCCCTCGGCTGCAAACTACCTGCTTGCCGACTGTGCCTGCCCGGCCAGGGAACTGGCAGAACTTTTAGAAACCCGACACGGGATCCTGGTACGGGACTGCACCTCGTTTGGCCTCCCCACGAGTATCCGGGTCGCAGTGCGGACCCATGACGAGAACAAACTGCTGGTAGAGGCTTTATCTGCATGTATGCCCTGA
- a CDS encoding NTP transferase domain-containing protein encodes MYALIMAGGTGSRLNRGEKPLVLINNRPLLSYITDAFSGAGCNLLVATSRKTPMTRNWCRAQGIESCQTCGVDYIHDMIEAVEVLGERHPLFVCVSDIPCIDPEIITAVREAYVSSCREACSVWVPSEVVRSCRGGLNYRETIDTVEACPTGLNILLGSRIAETQDEFRLVLADPRVGINVNTEADLHAAEQFLLSKARISS; translated from the coding sequence ATGTATGCCCTGATCATGGCCGGGGGCACCGGCAGTCGCCTGAATCGCGGGGAAAAACCCCTTGTTTTAATCAACAACCGTCCCCTGCTCTCGTATATAACGGACGCTTTTTCTGGTGCCGGTTGTAATCTCCTCGTTGCAACATCCCGGAAAACGCCGATGACCCGGAACTGGTGCCGGGCGCAGGGTATCGAATCATGCCAGACCTGCGGGGTCGATTATATCCATGACATGATAGAAGCCGTAGAGGTACTGGGTGAAAGACACCCGTTGTTTGTATGTGTTTCCGACATCCCCTGCATCGACCCGGAGATTATTACTGCTGTCCGGGAGGCTTATGTCTCCTCCTGCCGCGAGGCCTGCTCGGTCTGGGTACCTTCTGAAGTAGTCCGGTCCTGTCGCGGCGGCCTGAACTACCGGGAGACAATCGATACCGTCGAAGCCTGCCCGACCGGGCTCAATATCCTTCTCGGAAGCCGGATTGCAGAGACCCAGGACGAATTCCGGCTCGTGCTTGCCGATCCCCGGGTTGGTATCAACGTGAATACGGAAGCGGACCTCCATGCGGCAGAACAGTTCCTTTTATCCAAAGCCCGGATCTCATCATAA
- a CDS encoding TIGR00300 family protein, with translation MVESQEIELQGHIIDSGIMTQLFDRVMDMGGNFEILVFDVGKKKTDPSYARLKIVAQDKEKLRSILSELHRLGARLPPVKSVHYVPAVGDKNAPKDFYTTTNHPTQVRLEDEWVTVDGIEMDFLIVVDPSKKKARCMPLGKIKKGDLVVVGEEGVLVNYPARPRTSSTFEFMHGTVSSERPSETLIAQIAKEIIEVHKSGGKIILVGGPAIIHTGADKAVAGLIKKGYINVLFAGNALATHDVECNLYGTSLGMDIKTGKPVMGGHRHHLYAISEIMRAGSLQNAVDKGVLNGGIMYECIKNNVPFVLAGSIRDDGPLPDVIQDTMEAQDAMRCHIPGCKMVLMVATLLHSIAVGNCLPSSVKTVCVDINPASVTKLMDRGTTQAIGIVSDAGTFFPLLAEQIEKQSAGKK, from the coding sequence ATGGTGGAGTCGCAGGAGATCGAGCTGCAGGGTCATATCATCGACTCTGGCATCATGACCCAGCTTTTTGACCGGGTCATGGACATGGGCGGGAATTTCGAGATCCTTGTCTTTGACGTGGGCAAAAAGAAGACCGATCCGAGTTACGCCCGCTTAAAGATCGTAGCGCAGGACAAGGAAAAACTGCGCTCGATCCTGTCAGAACTCCACCGCCTCGGGGCCCGGCTCCCCCCGGTCAAATCCGTCCATTACGTACCTGCGGTCGGGGACAAGAATGCCCCCAAGGACTTCTACACCACCACCAACCACCCGACCCAGGTACGGCTTGAGGACGAGTGGGTTACCGTCGATGGGATCGAGATGGACTTTTTAATCGTCGTGGATCCCTCAAAGAAGAAGGCACGATGCATGCCCCTCGGGAAGATCAAAAAAGGCGATCTGGTGGTTGTCGGGGAAGAAGGAGTCCTCGTAAACTACCCTGCCCGGCCCCGCACGAGCAGTACGTTCGAGTTCATGCACGGCACGGTTTCATCGGAACGCCCCAGCGAGACCCTGATCGCCCAGATTGCAAAAGAGATCATCGAGGTCCATAAATCGGGCGGTAAGATCATCCTTGTCGGCGGCCCTGCGATCATCCATACCGGGGCAGATAAAGCCGTAGCGGGTCTCATTAAAAAAGGCTATATCAATGTCCTGTTTGCCGGGAACGCACTCGCCACCCACGATGTCGAGTGCAACCTCTACGGGACATCGCTCGGCATGGATATCAAGACGGGAAAACCCGTTATGGGCGGCCACCGCCACCATCTCTATGCCATCAGCGAGATCATGCGGGCCGGGTCGTTACAGAACGCGGTGGATAAGGGAGTCCTCAACGGGGGAATTATGTACGAATGCATAAAGAATAATGTCCCCTTCGTCCTTGCCGGCTCGATCCGGGACGACGGCCCTCTTCCCGATGTGATCCAGGACACGATGGAAGCGCAGGACGCAATGCGCTGTCATATCCCCGGCTGCAAGATGGTCCTGATGGTAGCAACCCTCCTGCACTCCATTGCGGTCGGCAACTGTTTGCCTTCGAGCGTGAAGACCGTCTGTGTCGATATCAACCCTGCATCGGTCACCAAGCTCATGGACCGGGGCACGACCCAGGCCATCGGGATAGTCTCCGATGCCGGCACCTTCTTCCCGCTCCTTGCCGAACAGATTGAAAAGCAGAGTGCCGGGAAAAAATAA
- a CDS encoding archaeosine biosynthesis radical SAM protein RaSEA: MISEITRKPLASWGGKERYAGNPVECLTIILESGGCSWARCRMCSYRHERYKAASCSELAAHLRAQLAWVKNEYDLTKFTMVKLFTSGSFFDPTEVPPDFRDEVAKTFRGKIVIAESRPEYITAENLEGFITSLDDGTYKTPLYCAVGLETTSDAIREKSINKGFLFADYKEAASRARQAGAGMKAYLLFKPLFLTEAEAIADMKTSFDGLSGLADLVSMNPCTVQRRTELELYWKQGAYRPPYLWSVLTLLKDAPFHMTCDPLGGGQNRGPHNCGTCDYEITKGIRDYSLSADRDLVGALLDMDCSCKNEWEYVLENERPYCMPLTR, encoded by the coding sequence ATGATTTCTGAAATTACCAGAAAACCACTTGCCAGCTGGGGGGGGAAAGAGCGGTACGCGGGAAACCCGGTCGAGTGCCTCACGATCATCCTTGAATCCGGGGGGTGTTCGTGGGCCCGGTGCCGCATGTGCAGCTACCGGCACGAGCGGTACAAAGCTGCGTCATGCAGCGAGCTTGCTGCCCACCTCCGTGCCCAGCTTGCCTGGGTGAAAAACGAGTACGATCTTACCAAATTTACCATGGTAAAACTCTTTACTTCGGGAAGTTTCTTCGATCCCACGGAGGTCCCACCGGACTTCCGCGACGAGGTGGCAAAGACATTCCGGGGAAAGATCGTTATCGCGGAGAGCCGGCCGGAGTATATCACCGCAGAGAACCTGGAGGGATTTATTACAAGTCTCGATGACGGTACCTACAAAACCCCACTCTACTGTGCGGTGGGCCTTGAGACCACGAGCGATGCCATCCGCGAAAAAAGCATCAACAAGGGTTTCTTGTTTGCGGATTATAAGGAGGCCGCGTCCCGTGCCCGGCAGGCAGGTGCGGGGATGAAGGCATACCTCCTCTTTAAACCGCTTTTCCTTACCGAAGCCGAGGCAATAGCGGATATGAAAACATCGTTTGACGGGCTCTCCGGTCTTGCGGACCTGGTCTCGATGAACCCCTGCACGGTCCAGAGGAGGACCGAACTCGAACTCTATTGGAAACAGGGGGCATACCGCCCGCCGTACCTCTGGAGCGTGCTCACGCTTTTAAAAGATGCCCCGTTCCACATGACCTGCGATCCCCTGGGAGGCGGCCAGAACCGGGGGCCGCATAACTGCGGTACCTGCGATTACGAGATCACAAAAGGCATCCGGGACTATTCCCTCTCCGCCGACCGCGACCTTGTCGGGGCGCTTCTTGACATGGACTGCTCCTGCAAGAACGAATGGGAGTACGTGCTTGAAAACGAGCGGCCGTACTGCATGCCACTCACCCGGTAA
- a CDS encoding HypC/HybG/HupF family hydrogenase formation chaperone, with the protein MCVAVPAEVLEIKEGNIGVVDYGDLKQEVRLDLVDVKVGEFVLVHVGFAIQRLSREEGLETREIFKQVYAALEE; encoded by the coding sequence ATGTGCGTTGCAGTTCCGGCGGAAGTCCTTGAGATCAAAGAGGGAAATATCGGGGTTGTGGACTATGGCGACCTCAAACAGGAGGTCCGGCTCGATCTCGTGGATGTCAAGGTAGGGGAGTTTGTCCTCGTGCATGTAGGCTTTGCCATCCAGCGGCTCTCCCGTGAGGAGGGGCTCGAGACCCGCGAGATCTTCAAACAGGTCTACGCTGCACTGGAGGAGTGA
- a CDS encoding hydrogenase maturation nickel metallochaperone HypA, whose product MHEYSIAYDLYATARKAALDNQATKVKKIRVDIGKMAMVNPDQVIFLFDTIKEDDPLFATAELACTEIEPETRCPCGYAGNEIYVCPKCGALPEVVRGREIVVTNVEIEVAD is encoded by the coding sequence ATGCACGAGTACAGCATTGCGTACGACCTGTATGCAACGGCGAGAAAAGCTGCACTTGACAACCAGGCGACAAAGGTAAAGAAAATCCGCGTTGATATCGGGAAGATGGCGATGGTCAATCCCGATCAGGTGATCTTTTTGTTTGATACGATAAAGGAGGACGATCCGCTGTTTGCCACGGCAGAACTGGCCTGTACCGAGATCGAGCCTGAGACCCGGTGCCCGTGCGGGTATGCCGGAAACGAGATCTATGTCTGTCCGAAATGCGGGGCGCTCCCCGAAGTGGTCCGGGGCCGGGAGATTGTCGTAACCAACGTGGAGATCGAGGTGGCAGATTAA